Proteins from a genomic interval of Antedon mediterranea chromosome 5, ecAntMedi1.1, whole genome shotgun sequence:
- the LOC140050397 gene encoding protein sprouty homolog 3-like isoform X2, which translates to MGLVHGTTRYDEVTTPTAAAVPRKIHRCGRGGGSSALIWKLGIEPSVPMADDAGVVTSQPRTESINQILTDSQSNGQLHALENAPGGQAVSNDYVPPPGQGGKNVLSNNNVGQTFSDYMLVPGLNPNQSQRTSLIIVSDPLQGKTKVLKVVKRETSRTSTNSTTPLRPPCSKETDICPYCEQCRCPKCKLAGETVGKLILNERCWCTPQTVLDTATCFCCVRCSFYHCLTNGNDGDETAYVDEPCSCHHKKCCVRWSAIGVMSLLFPCLLCYLPGKACLSCCRKCSTRQETGCKCKRSNVTGML; encoded by the exons ATGGGTCTGGTACACGGTACAACCCGTTACGATGAAGTTACGACGCCCACGGCGGCCGCGGTCCCAAGAAAGATTCATAGATGTGGACGAGGAGGA gGCTCATCGGCTCTCATATGGAAATTAGGAATAGAACCGTCAGTACCGATGGCTGATGATGCTGGCGTTGTCACTTCGCAGCCACGAACAGAGTCTATTAACCAGATTTTGACCGACAGTCAATCTAACGGTCAACTACACGCGCTTGAAAATGCCCCTGGTGGTCAAGCTGTGTCGAATGATTATGTGCCGCCTCCTGGACAAGGGGGTAAGAACGTTCTAAGCAACAACAATGTTGGACAAACATTTTCAGATTATATGCTGGTGCCAGGGTTAAACCCTAACCAGTCCCAAAGGACTAGTTTAATAATAGTTAGCGATCCTTTACAAGGCAAGACTAAAGTTTTAAAAGTGGTCAAACGTGAAACAAGTAGAACGAGTACTAACAGTACGACGCCGTTACGACCGCCGTGTTCGAAAGAAACGGACATTTGTCCATACTGTGAACAGTGTCGTTGTCCCAAGTGCAAACTAGCCGGTGAAACAGTCGGAAAACTTATTTTAAATGAACGTTGCTGGTGCACACCACAAACTGTTTTAGATACCGCCACCTGTTTTTGCTGTGTGCGCTGTTCGTTTTATCACTGCTTAACAAATGGCAATGATGGCGACGAAACCGCATACGTGGATGAACCTTGTTCATGCCATCATAAAAAGTGTTGTGTACGGTGGTCCGCCATTGGAGTTATGTCGCTTTTATTTCCGTGTCTTCTGTGCTATTTGCCGGGAAAGGCGTGCCTTTCTTGTTGTAGGAAATGTTCAACGCGTCAAGAAACTGGTTGCAAATGTAAAAGGTCGAACGTTACTGGGATGTTATGA
- the LOC140050397 gene encoding protein sprouty homolog 3-like isoform X1 — protein METRKPHGNNRNRDGTGIQKLHSLSTPRGGLYSIKGSSALIWKLGIEPSVPMADDAGVVTSQPRTESINQILTDSQSNGQLHALENAPGGQAVSNDYVPPPGQGGKNVLSNNNVGQTFSDYMLVPGLNPNQSQRTSLIIVSDPLQGKTKVLKVVKRETSRTSTNSTTPLRPPCSKETDICPYCEQCRCPKCKLAGETVGKLILNERCWCTPQTVLDTATCFCCVRCSFYHCLTNGNDGDETAYVDEPCSCHHKKCCVRWSAIGVMSLLFPCLLCYLPGKACLSCCRKCSTRQETGCKCKRSNVTGML, from the exons ATGGAGACCAGAAAACCTCATGGAAATAATAGGAATAGGGATGGTACTGGCATACAAAAATTACATTCTTTATCAACGCCTCGAGGCGGCCTATACTCAATTAag gGCTCATCGGCTCTCATATGGAAATTAGGAATAGAACCGTCAGTACCGATGGCTGATGATGCTGGCGTTGTCACTTCGCAGCCACGAACAGAGTCTATTAACCAGATTTTGACCGACAGTCAATCTAACGGTCAACTACACGCGCTTGAAAATGCCCCTGGTGGTCAAGCTGTGTCGAATGATTATGTGCCGCCTCCTGGACAAGGGGGTAAGAACGTTCTAAGCAACAACAATGTTGGACAAACATTTTCAGATTATATGCTGGTGCCAGGGTTAAACCCTAACCAGTCCCAAAGGACTAGTTTAATAATAGTTAGCGATCCTTTACAAGGCAAGACTAAAGTTTTAAAAGTGGTCAAACGTGAAACAAGTAGAACGAGTACTAACAGTACGACGCCGTTACGACCGCCGTGTTCGAAAGAAACGGACATTTGTCCATACTGTGAACAGTGTCGTTGTCCCAAGTGCAAACTAGCCGGTGAAACAGTCGGAAAACTTATTTTAAATGAACGTTGCTGGTGCACACCACAAACTGTTTTAGATACCGCCACCTGTTTTTGCTGTGTGCGCTGTTCGTTTTATCACTGCTTAACAAATGGCAATGATGGCGACGAAACCGCATACGTGGATGAACCTTGTTCATGCCATCATAAAAAGTGTTGTGTACGGTGGTCCGCCATTGGAGTTATGTCGCTTTTATTTCCGTGTCTTCTGTGCTATTTGCCGGGAAAGGCGTGCCTTTCTTGTTGTAGGAAATGTTCAACGCGTCAAGAAACTGGTTGCAAATGTAAAAGGTCGAACGTTACTGGGATGTTATGA